ACTGTTCTTCAATGCCAATTGGCAGCACCATCACCAGTGGCTTGGCTCCAAGCACTTGATCGACTTGCTTGACGACTCGGTAAAAATCAGCGCCCGTGCGATCGAGCTTGTTGATGTAGACGATGCGAGCGACTTTGGAGTCGTTGGCGTAGCGCCAGTTGGTTTCAGATTGCGGTTCGACTCCACCTGAACCACAGAAAACACCAATACCTCCATCGAGAACCTTCAGGGAACGATAGACCTCAATGGTGAAATCAACGTGTCCTGGGGTATCGATGATGTTCAGTTGGTGATCGTTCCAGAAACAGGTAGTTGCAGCCGACTGGATCGTAATCCCGCGTTCTTGCTCCTGTTCCATGAAGTCCGTCGTCGCCGCGCCTTCGTGTACTTCACCAATTTTGTGGATTTTACCTGTCAGCTTCAGGATTCTTTCAGTTGTGGTGGTCTTGCCAGCATCGACATGAGCGAAGATGCCAATGTTTCGATAACGAGTCAGGTCTTTCATAAATTGGTCTCTAGAGTAAATACAACGAACCGTTGGCGACCACCTGCAAGCATTACAAGCCAGGAAATCAATATTGCCTTTGTAGCCAGTGCAGGCTGGATTTCAATTACGCGGAATACAAAGAAATCCTTTTGCGTTTCTCTGGCGACATTACTAATTGTAAATTGTGGAATGTCAAGGTGACAGTGGTTAGAGAGATTAGACATATTTGCATCAGCGATATCGCCGCCGCAAAAGTGCGATCGCGCCAATTTCACTGTTCTCTACCAAGCCAGAGGTTCGGAGTTCGCTTGCTGGCGGCTCTAGTATTGTGCTTGTGCGGCTCTTGTTGGAGCGGTTAGCAGTTTCGAGAAACCCGAAAGCGATCGCTTTCGCGATTGAAGGCATATTCTCAACGAAAACTGAGTGACGGGGAAGCTGGCTCTGTACAAAAAGAACGCTGCTTTTACAAGCCTACTGGTAAGGTTAGAGTGAATGCAGTCTGTCCAGATAATGTCGGGTCAAGCGTCAGATTACCACGATGCGATCGCGCAATTTCCCGCGCCAAGCTCAGTCCTAATCCAATTCCCTCTACTTTGCGGGTTCGGGCTGGATCGCCGCGATAGAAACGGTCAAAAATTCGGTTTCGCTCATCCAGAGGAATCTCTTGAGAGCAATTACTGATGGTAATCAACACAGCTGTACTCTGACGACGAGCCTGAATCCGAATCCACCCATTCGGGAGATTATATTTAATGGCATTGCTAATCAAGTTTTGCAAGACTTGAATGAGTAAGTCGCGATCGCCCTTTACGCGCAAACTATCAGCAATTTCTGTTTGAATCTCCAGATGCGGTGCGAGCAGTTCGATATCTTCCAGCATCTCAGTTAACAAGCCAGACAAATCCACCTCAACTCGATGCAGGTTCATTTGTCCGGCATCCGCTAGAGAAAGCAGCAACAGTTTACGCACAATCCCCGTCAGTCGGCGCACTTCATCCAGCAAATTGCTCAAGCTTTGTTGCACCTCGGAACCCGGATCGGCTTGTTGCAAGGTGCGTTCCAGTTCCCCTTGCAATATCGCTAGCGGAGTCTTGAGTTCGTGGGCAGCATCTCCACTAAAGCGGGACGCTTGTTTGAAACTGCGTTCCAGGCGTTCCAACATTTTGTTGAAAACCTGAATTAACTCGACAAATTCAACATCCGTTGTCCCGATAGGAATCCGTTGTTCTAAACCGCTAGCGGTGACATTCCCAATACTCGTGGTTAGCCGTCGGATGGAATGCAAGCTGCTTCCAGCAATTGCCCATGCACCCCCGGCTACAAGCAGAAGTACCCCTGGAATTGAAATCAGGAAGATGTTACGGATGACGACCATCTCAGTTGCGATCGCGTTTAAACTCACTGCGATCGCAATTTGAGCAAAAGGTGTTGTAACGGCACCAATCCGCCATGTTCCGCTTGCGGTGCGCTGGGTAACGAATCGAGGCGTAGGCGGGGGTCGATCCGGCGGCGGTTGCGATCGCTCTGGAAATGGCGGGTTGGCTTCGGAAAAGGGGGCTGTTGGGCGATCGGAAGGGGGTGATGGAAACGGCAGCAATTGGGGGCGCGATGTCCAAAGGTTTTTGGTATCGAGATCGGTAGTCCATTGCTCGGAACGATACAGCACATTGT
This genomic stretch from Coleofasciculus sp. FACHB-T130 harbors:
- a CDS encoding ATP-binding protein produces the protein MKLRSFRIRIALLSAVLAGSALIGFGLISWWLIYEAKVSRLDAELESQLMRVSRPRPRGWQSYEDSLGQSFRTDTKTAIALLIIGADNNVLYRSEQWTTDLDTKNLWTSRPQLLPFPSPPSDRPTAPFSEANPPFPERSQPPPDRPPPTPRFVTQRTASGTWRIGAVTTPFAQIAIAVSLNAIATEMVVIRNIFLISIPGVLLLVAGGAWAIAGSSLHSIRRLTTSIGNVTASGLEQRIPIGTTDVEFVELIQVFNKMLERLERSFKQASRFSGDAAHELKTPLAILQGELERTLQQADPGSEVQQSLSNLLDEVRRLTGIVRKLLLLSLADAGQMNLHRVEVDLSGLLTEMLEDIELLAPHLEIQTEIADSLRVKGDRDLLIQVLQNLISNAIKYNLPNGWIRIQARRQSTAVLITISNCSQEIPLDERNRIFDRFYRGDPARTRKVEGIGLGLSLAREIARSHRGNLTLDPTLSGQTAFTLTLPVGL